One segment of Castanea sativa cultivar Marrone di Chiusa Pesio chromosome 3, ASM4071231v1 DNA contains the following:
- the LOC142629883 gene encoding pentatricopeptide repeat-containing protein At2g02980, chloroplastic-like, which yields MDVITMDVVTHLQNDITVLTKLISCCAFHLSATFMDHAHQLFDQILQPDIVVFNSMACGYSRSIALLQAILLFSDILCSGIVPGDCSFPSLLKACASSKALQEGKQLHCLATKLGLNHNIYVCPTLINMYTECNDVNAAVVCYNAIITGYARNSRPNEVLSLFCELQASNLKHTDVTLLSILSSCALLGALDLGRWIHEYVKMHGFDKYVKVKTALINMYAKCGSLDDGMMQFANMSVRDTQAWSAMVMAYATHGHGSKAISLFEEMKRARVRPAEITFLGLL from the coding sequence ATGGACGTGATTACCATGGACGTGGTTACCCACCTCCAAAATGACATCACTGTCCTTACCAAGCTCATCAGTTGCTGTGCTTTCCATCTTTCTGCTACCTTTATGGACCATGCCCACCAACTGTTCGACCAAATTCTCCAACCGGACATTGTGGTCTTCAACTCCATGGCCTGTGGATACTCCCGCTCCATTGCCCTTCTTCAGGCCATTTTGCTATTTTCTGATATCCTATGCTCTGGCATTGTCCCTGGTGACTGTTCCTTCCCTTCTCTTCTCAAGGCATGTGCAAGCTCTAAGGCATTGCAAGAAGGTAAACAACTGCATTGCCTTGCTACCAAACTTGGTCTCAACCATAACATATATGTATGTCCCACTTTGATAAATATGTATACTGAGTGCAATGATGTGAACGCGGCAGTTGTTTGTTATAATGCAATAATCACAGGATATGCTCGAAATAGTCGGCCCAATGAGGTGTTGTCATTGTTTTGCGAATTGCAAGCGAGTAATCTCAAGCATACTGATGTAACACTGCTTAGCATACTTTCATCTTGTGCTTTGTTAGGAGCATTAGACTTAGGGAGGTGGATACATGAGTATGTGAAGATGCATGGTTTTGATAAATATGTAAAGGTCAAAACTGCTCTTATAAATATGTATGCAAAGTGTGGAAGCTTGGATGATGGCATGATGCAATTTGCGAACATGTCTGTAAGAGATACACAGGCTTGGTCAGCCATGGTTATGGCATATGCAACTCATGGGCATGGTTCCAAAGCCATATCATTGTTTGAAGAAATGAAGAGGGCGAGAGTGCGACCTGCTGAGATTACATTTTTGGGTCTTTTATAG
- the LOC142629174 gene encoding pentatricopeptide repeat-containing protein At2g02980, chloroplastic-like encodes MTDKYGIILGIKHYGYCDLIELVRKGWEMRRCELFEETDERQGGGEDLLRALDKLVKELKLVGYVPDISLVFHADLEDEDKEITLRYHSKKLAIAFGLLNSSPGTKIQVVKNLCGDCLYTANWS; translated from the exons ATGACTGACAAGTATGGGATTATTCTGGGTATCAAGCACTATGGAT ACTGTGATCTTATCGAACTTGTGCGCAAGGGCTGGGAGATGAGAAGATGTGAATTATTTGAGGAAACTGATGAAAGACAAGGGGGTGGTGAAG ATTTGCTCCGAGCACTTGACAAGTTAGTCAAGGAATTGAAGTTGGTTGGGTATGTTCCTGATATTTCTTTAGTTTTTCATGCAGACTTGGAAGATGAGGACAAAGAAATTACTCTAAGATATCATAGTAAAAAATTGGCTATTGCTTTTGGGCTTCTAAACTCTTCCCCTGGTACAAAAATTCAGGTGGTGAAGAATCTATGTGGGGATTGTCTCTATACAGCAAATTGGTCATAA